A region of Sugiyamaella lignohabitans strain CBS 10342 chromosome A, complete sequence DNA encodes the following proteins:
- the PRE2 gene encoding proteasome core particle subunit beta 5 (Beta 5 subunit of the 20S proteasome; responsible for the chymotryptic activity of the proteasome; GO_component: GO:0005737 - cytoplasm [Evidence IEA,IEA]; GO_component: GO:0005789 - endoplasmic reticulum membrane [Evidence IC] [PMID 9087403]; GO_component: GO:0005634 - nucleus [Evidence IEA,IEA]; GO_component: GO:0005634 - nucleus [Evidence IC] [PMID 9087403]; GO_component: GO:0000502 - proteasome complex [Evidence IEA]; GO_component: GO:0005839 - proteasome core complex [Evidence IEA]; GO_component: GO:0019774 - proteasome core complex, beta-subunit complex [Evidence IDA] [PMID 9087403]; GO_component: GO:0034515 - proteasome storage granule [Evidence IC] [PMID 9087403]; GO_function: GO:0004175 - endopeptidase activity [Evidence IEA]; GO_function: GO:0004175 - endopeptidase activity [Evidence IMP] [PMID 8808631]; GO_function: GO:0004175 - endopeptidase activity [Evidence IMP] [PMID 9312134]; GO_function: GO:0016787 - hydrolase activity [Evidence IEA]; GO_function: GO:0008233 - peptidase activity [Evidence IEA]; GO_function: GO:0004298 - threonine-type endopeptidase activity [Evidence IEA,IEA]; GO_process: GO:0010499 - proteasomal ubiquitin-independent protein catabolic process [Evidence IDA] [PMID 19162040]; GO_process: GO:0080129 - proteasome core complex assembly [Evidence IMP] [PMID 8808631]; GO_process: GO:0043161 - proteasome-mediated ubiquitin-dependent protein catabolic process [Evidence IDA] [PMID 11545745]; GO_process: GO:0043161 - proteasome-mediated ubiquitin-dependent protein catabolic process [Evidence IDA] [PMID 19029916]; GO_process: GO:0006508 - proteolysis [Evidence IEA]; GO_process: GO:0051603 - proteolysis involved in cellular protein catabolic process [Evidence IEA]) has product MAGGAADCQFWETWLNTQCRLHELRNKERISVAAASKILANLTYSYKGAGLSMGTMICGYTKREGPAIFYVDSDGERLQGDLFCVGSGQTFAYGVLDKNYKWELTVEEALDLGKRSILAATHRDAYSGGSVNLYHVTEQGWVYHGNYDVGTELWDAKDREQSFNHIVTSIPS; this is encoded by the coding sequence ATGGCCGGTGGTGCAGCCGACTGTCAGTTCTGGGAGACCTGGCTGAATACCCAGTGTCGATTACACGAACTACGAAACAAAGAGAGAATCAGCGTGGCGGCTGCGTCGAAGATTCTCGCCAACCTGACATACAGTTATAAAGGAGCCGGTCTATCAATGGGTACCATGATTTGTGGATACACCAAACGAGAAGGACCAGCTATTTTCTACGTTGACAGTGACGGCGAGCGATTACAAGGAGATCTATTCTGTGTTGGATCTGGTCAGACTTTCGCCTACGGAGTTCTCGACAAGAACTATAAATGGGAGCTGACGGTTGAAGAGGCGCTGGATCTCGGCAAACGAAGCATTCTCGCCGCCACCCACCGAGACGCATACAGTGGAGGCTCGGTCAACCTGTACCATGTCACCGAACAGGGCTGGGTGTACCACGGCAACTACGACGTCGGTACCGAGCTCTGGGACGCCAAAGACCGCGAGCAGTCGTTCAACCACATCGTCACCTCGATCCCCTCGTAG